In Micromonospora sp. NBC_01813, the following are encoded in one genomic region:
- a CDS encoding exonuclease produces the protein MAQAEIYVSTDVEADGPIPGPHSMLSFASAAYTAGKELVGTFSANLVTLPDASGAAQTMAWWEAHPEAWAACRADQEEPAAAMARYTEWLAQLPGRPVFIGYPAAYDFMFVYWYLIRFTGASPFSHSALDIKTYAMAMLGTGYRTTSKRTMPREWFDDLPHNHVALDDAIEQGALFCAMLAANPAAQSAPSSR, from the coding sequence GTGGCACAAGCGGAGATCTACGTCAGTACGGACGTCGAGGCCGACGGACCGATTCCCGGCCCGCACTCGATGTTGAGCTTCGCCTCGGCGGCCTACACCGCCGGTAAGGAGTTGGTCGGCACGTTCAGCGCCAACCTCGTCACCCTGCCGGACGCCAGCGGCGCTGCGCAGACGATGGCATGGTGGGAGGCGCACCCGGAGGCGTGGGCGGCGTGTCGGGCCGACCAGGAGGAGCCGGCCGCGGCGATGGCCCGGTACACCGAGTGGCTGGCCCAGTTGCCGGGGCGGCCGGTGTTCATCGGCTACCCGGCGGCGTACGACTTCATGTTCGTCTACTGGTACCTGATCCGCTTCACCGGGGCTAGTCCGTTCTCCCATTCCGCGCTGGACATCAAGACGTACGCGATGGCGATGCTGGGCACCGGCTACCGGACGACATCGAAGCGGACCATGCCCCGCGAATGGTTCGACGACCTCCCGCACAACCACGTCGCCCTCGACGACGCGATCGAGCAGGGTGCCCTGTTCTGCGCCATGCTCGCCGCCAACCCCGCAGCCCAGTCCGCTCCCTCATCGAGGTGA
- a CDS encoding family 43 glycosylhydrolase encodes MATTIVTTPASAQPTASAQPTASAQPAASADPAASADTVTASNISATAQFTNPIAEQRADPHVYRHTDGYYYFIATVPEYDRIVLRRATTLQGLSTAAERVIWRKHSTGEMGAHIWAPEIHFIDGKWYIHFAAGRAEDIWAIRPYVLESSAANPLDGPWIERGQIQPPRPGFSLDATTFVHNGVRYLAWAEYVGNNSNIYLARMTNPWTYTGTPVMISTPTHAWETRGYRVNEGPAVIIRNGRIFMTYSASATDANYAVGLLTASTSSNLLNAASWTKSPNPVLASNSRTGQWGPGHNSFTVAEDGSDVIVYHSRNYERYLGNGYDPLSDPNRRTRVQKIYWNADGTPNFGVPVPDGATPIRLAAHDQPDRYLRHWEYRVRLEPNVTNLADSQFRVVTGLSNSAGISLESTNFPGYYLRHRNHQLWVEANDGSTLFRQDATFMARAGLADAGKLSLESVNFPGQYVRHRDGLIYLEAVPDAAGRASATFAVS; translated from the coding sequence GTGGCGACGACCATCGTGACTACCCCGGCCAGCGCGCAGCCCACGGCGTCAGCACAACCCACGGCGTCAGCACAACCCGCGGCGTCAGCGGACCCCGCCGCGTCAGCGGACACCGTGACGGCGTCGAACATCTCCGCCACGGCGCAGTTCACCAACCCGATCGCCGAGCAGCGCGCCGACCCGCACGTCTACCGGCACACCGACGGCTACTACTACTTCATCGCCACCGTCCCCGAGTACGACCGGATCGTGCTGCGCCGGGCCACCACCCTGCAAGGTCTGTCCACCGCCGCCGAGCGGGTGATCTGGCGCAAGCACTCGACCGGCGAGATGGGCGCGCACATCTGGGCGCCGGAGATCCACTTCATCGACGGCAAGTGGTACATCCACTTCGCCGCCGGCCGGGCCGAGGACATCTGGGCCATCCGCCCGTACGTGTTGGAATCCTCCGCCGCCAACCCGCTCGACGGACCGTGGATCGAACGCGGCCAGATCCAGCCACCGCGCCCCGGCTTCTCGCTCGACGCCACCACTTTCGTCCACAACGGAGTCCGCTACCTGGCCTGGGCCGAGTACGTCGGCAACAACTCCAACATCTACCTGGCCCGGATGACCAACCCGTGGACCTACACCGGCACCCCGGTCATGATCAGCACCCCGACACACGCCTGGGAGACCCGTGGCTACCGGGTCAACGAAGGCCCAGCGGTGATCATCCGTAACGGCCGGATCTTCATGACCTACTCGGCCAGCGCCACCGACGCCAACTACGCCGTCGGGCTGCTCACCGCGTCGACCAGCAGCAACCTGCTGAACGCGGCATCCTGGACCAAGAGCCCGAACCCGGTGCTGGCCAGCAACAGCCGCACCGGCCAGTGGGGGCCGGGGCACAACTCGTTCACCGTCGCCGAGGACGGCAGCGACGTGATCGTCTACCACTCGCGCAACTACGAGCGCTACCTCGGCAACGGATACGACCCGCTGTCCGACCCGAACCGGCGTACCCGGGTGCAGAAGATCTACTGGAACGCCGACGGCACCCCCAACTTCGGCGTACCGGTGCCGGACGGTGCCACCCCGATCCGGCTCGCCGCCCACGACCAGCCCGACCGCTACCTGCGGCACTGGGAGTACCGGGTCAGGCTCGAACCGAACGTGACGAACCTGGCCGACTCGCAGTTCCGCGTCGTCACCGGGCTGTCGAACTCGGCCGGCATCTCGTTGGAGTCGACCAACTTCCCCGGCTACTACCTGCGGCACCGCAACCATCAGCTGTGGGTGGAGGCCAACGACGGCTCGACGCTGTTCCGGCAGGACGCCACCTTCATGGCCCGCGCCGGGCTGGCCGACGCCGGCAAACTCTCCCTGGAGTCGGTCAACTTCCCCGGGCAGTACGTCCGGCACCGCGACGGCCTGATCTACCTGGAAGCCGTACCGGACGCCGCCGGCCGGGCCTCGGCCACCTTCGCCGTCAGCTGA
- a CDS encoding DUF397 domain-containing protein produces the protein MELSGTPRFRKSTRSNGAGGDCVEVADNLPGAVLVRDSKDQAGPVLTFGPAAWSTFVTHLPARS, from the coding sequence ATGGAGTTGAGCGGCACCCCTCGTTTCCGCAAGTCGACCAGGTCCAATGGTGCCGGTGGCGACTGTGTCGAGGTCGCCGACAATCTGCCCGGTGCGGTGCTGGTGCGCGACAGCAAGGACCAGGCCGGCCCGGTGCTGACCTTCGGCCCCGCCGCCTGGTCCACCTTCGTCACCCACCTCCCCGCCCGCAGCTGA
- a CDS encoding helix-turn-helix domain-containing protein encodes MSIGERVAGARAAAGRTQEDLAAQVGIQRSALAKIETGDRRVSALELVAIARTLGRSVEWFVEPGPPALVSYRQSRSGLATQPIDDELDRIARDVEFVISESPGLADGQPEPFPAPATMVAADSLAAEARRLLGLDPQEPTRDLSHPVTKIGLLPFSVRLGEGADAATVLLGAGGVSVINGDQKVGRRRLALAHELGHYLVADQYTLDWWVAATEADEVEARLDRFARALLLPEADLRERWSGWSAIPDEVMRDTAVRAGSHYQVDMATLARRLTELGLVGQAEADRIRAVRTTKADIEEKNLLPSQELAPVSLPRSYTQAVLRLYRREVVSLDRALGLLLGTFSADDLPELPPANEAEISVVAEEPPGKELFTELTGRFSQLGGADLQIPARAHQPRAIETC; translated from the coding sequence GTGAGCATCGGCGAGCGGGTGGCGGGAGCCCGGGCTGCGGCTGGGCGGACCCAGGAGGACCTGGCCGCCCAGGTCGGCATCCAACGCAGCGCCCTAGCCAAGATCGAAACGGGCGATCGACGGGTGTCGGCGCTGGAACTGGTGGCGATCGCCAGGACGTTGGGACGCAGCGTCGAGTGGTTCGTCGAGCCAGGGCCACCAGCCCTCGTCTCCTACCGCCAGTCTCGGTCCGGGCTGGCGACGCAGCCCATCGACGACGAGCTGGACCGCATCGCCCGCGACGTCGAGTTCGTCATCAGCGAAAGTCCCGGCCTCGCCGACGGGCAGCCCGAGCCCTTTCCCGCGCCGGCAACCATGGTGGCGGCGGACAGTCTCGCTGCCGAGGCACGCCGCCTCCTGGGGCTCGATCCTCAGGAGCCCACGCGGGATCTGTCCCACCCGGTGACCAAGATCGGGCTATTGCCCTTCTCCGTACGGTTGGGCGAAGGCGCCGACGCAGCGACCGTGCTGTTGGGCGCAGGTGGGGTCAGCGTCATCAACGGCGATCAGAAGGTTGGTCGTCGTCGGCTGGCACTCGCACACGAGCTAGGGCATTACCTGGTCGCCGATCAATACACGCTGGACTGGTGGGTGGCAGCCACCGAGGCGGATGAGGTCGAAGCACGCCTGGACCGGTTCGCGCGCGCCCTGCTGCTGCCCGAGGCCGACCTGCGGGAACGGTGGTCCGGGTGGTCGGCGATCCCGGATGAGGTCATGCGGGACACCGCGGTACGGGCCGGCAGCCACTATCAGGTCGACATGGCCACTCTGGCCCGCCGGTTGACCGAGCTGGGCCTTGTCGGCCAAGCGGAGGCCGACAGGATTCGTGCGGTCCGCACCACCAAGGCGGACATCGAGGAGAAGAACCTGCTGCCCAGCCAGGAGTTGGCACCGGTGTCGTTGCCACGCAGCTACACCCAGGCGGTCCTGCGGCTGTACCGGCGAGAGGTCGTCAGCCTCGACCGAGCACTGGGTCTGTTACTCGGCACGTTCAGCGCGGACGACCTGCCCGAGTTGCCCCCGGCGAACGAGGCCGAGATCTCGGTCGTCGCTGAGGAGCCGCCAGGAAAGGAGCTGTTCACCGAGCTCACCGGCCGGTTCAGCCAACTCGGCGGGGCCGATCTGCAGATCCCGGCCCGAGCCCACCAACCTCGCGCGATCGAGACCTGTTGA
- a CDS encoding type II toxin-antitoxin system RelE/ParE family toxin, which translates to MWDVVLVAPVEEWYLSLCESDPTTANRVMEAIDHLAEEGPGLGRPMVDRIHGSRLHNLKELRPGSAGRSEIRLLFVFDVEREAVILVAGDKAGRWSQWYRENVPVAEARYEEFLVERKSGEGS; encoded by the coding sequence ATGTGGGACGTCGTGCTGGTCGCCCCGGTCGAGGAGTGGTACCTCAGCCTGTGCGAGTCGGACCCGACCACCGCCAACCGGGTCATGGAGGCGATCGACCACCTGGCCGAGGAAGGTCCTGGGCTTGGCCGGCCGATGGTTGATCGGATCCACGGCAGCCGGTTGCACAACCTGAAGGAGCTACGGCCCGGCTCTGCCGGGCGCTCGGAGATCCGTCTGTTGTTCGTCTTCGATGTCGAACGGGAAGCGGTGATCCTGGTCGCTGGAGACAAGGCGGGCAGGTGGAGCCAGTGGTACCGGGAGAACGTCCCGGTTGCGGAGGCCCGATACGAGGAGTTTCTGGTCGAGCGCAAGAGTGGGGAGGGGTCATGA
- a CDS encoding helix-turn-helix domain-containing protein: protein MTDLLMRDAEALHRALAEPGSEVNVALSRETAELVSRLVDARARGEEIVVSPANTEVSPTEAGVLLAMSRPQVRKLMDRGLLESRKVGAHHRIRVSSIRAFLEAERERRREAMVELAAVQNELGLTG from the coding sequence GTGACGGACCTGCTGATGCGTGACGCCGAGGCTCTCCATCGTGCCCTGGCCGAACCTGGCAGCGAGGTGAACGTGGCGCTGTCGCGGGAGACGGCCGAGTTGGTGTCGAGGCTGGTCGACGCCCGGGCGCGTGGCGAGGAGATCGTCGTTTCCCCGGCCAACACCGAAGTCAGCCCGACCGAGGCTGGGGTCCTGCTGGCGATGTCGCGCCCCCAGGTCCGGAAGCTGATGGACCGGGGACTGCTGGAATCCCGCAAGGTCGGCGCCCACCATCGCATCCGCGTCTCCTCGATCAGAGCGTTCCTTGAGGCAGAGCGTGAGCGACGGCGCGAGGCGATGGTCGAGCTGGCCGCCGTGCAGAACGAACTCGGTCTGACCGGATGA
- a CDS encoding 5-guanidino-2-oxopentanoate decarboxylase: protein MTMISSSATDAGRSDNGGTAVVSALAAEGVEVVFGIPGTHNLELYRALSDTSIRHVTTRHEQGAGYAADGYARATGRPGVCFVTSGPAVNNIASAVGTAHADSIPLLVVAPGPPRGLEGADIGGLHEMRDQRGHMAGVAERSVRVDSAAQAAAVIHETFANWRTARQRPVFLEVPLDVLDGAWDGRCLPTPSPPPMPACSPGDLTRATELLASAAQPALLVGRGAIGAAGEVRRLAELLAAPVVTTVTGKGVLDETHPLSVGASVRLGPAQELLTAADTVLVVGSTLSDAELWGWRPELPGTVIRIDIDAGSLTKNLVPALALHADASEALHALAERLASDHPGVVSPATRGAAWARAGHARAASADVAARDSGPWAQLNRTLSAALPDTTIVAGDSSQVSYYGTAHHWTTRAPMRLLYPTIYATLGYGLPAGIGAKLGRPEAPVLVLVGDGALMFSVAELATAVEQGIALPVIVVNNHGFAEIRDGMLAAGIAPVGVDLVTPDFVLLGRAFGAHGVRVTGIDELVGATRRALTADRPTVIEVDANAIGWQ, encoded by the coding sequence ATGACCATGATTTCGTCGTCCGCCACCGACGCGGGCCGATCCGACAACGGGGGCACCGCCGTGGTCTCCGCCCTGGCAGCGGAGGGCGTGGAGGTCGTCTTCGGCATCCCGGGCACGCACAACCTGGAGCTCTACCGGGCCCTGTCGGACACCTCGATCCGTCACGTCACGACCCGCCACGAGCAGGGCGCCGGCTACGCCGCCGACGGTTACGCCCGCGCCACCGGGCGTCCCGGCGTCTGCTTCGTCACCAGCGGTCCGGCGGTCAACAACATCGCGTCGGCGGTGGGCACCGCCCACGCCGATTCGATCCCGTTGCTCGTCGTCGCACCCGGGCCGCCGCGCGGACTGGAGGGCGCCGACATCGGCGGCCTGCACGAGATGCGTGACCAGCGTGGACACATGGCCGGCGTGGCCGAACGCAGCGTACGGGTCGACAGCGCCGCGCAGGCCGCGGCCGTCATCCACGAGACCTTCGCCAACTGGCGGACGGCCCGGCAACGACCGGTGTTCCTGGAAGTGCCGCTCGACGTCCTCGACGGAGCCTGGGACGGCCGGTGCCTGCCGACGCCGTCGCCCCCGCCGATGCCGGCCTGCTCGCCCGGCGATCTGACCCGAGCCACCGAACTGTTGGCCTCGGCGGCCCAGCCGGCCCTGCTCGTGGGTCGAGGAGCGATCGGCGCCGCGGGCGAGGTACGCCGGCTGGCCGAACTACTGGCGGCTCCCGTCGTCACCACCGTGACCGGCAAGGGCGTGCTCGACGAAACGCATCCGCTGTCGGTCGGGGCGTCGGTGCGGCTCGGGCCCGCGCAGGAACTGCTCACCGCCGCCGACACGGTCCTGGTCGTCGGCAGCACGCTGTCCGACGCGGAGCTGTGGGGATGGCGGCCGGAGCTGCCCGGCACCGTCATCAGGATCGACATCGACGCCGGTTCGCTGACGAAGAACCTCGTGCCGGCGCTCGCGTTGCACGCCGACGCCAGCGAGGCGCTGCACGCCCTGGCCGAGCGACTGGCGAGCGATCACCCCGGGGTGGTGAGCCCGGCGACCCGAGGGGCGGCATGGGCGCGGGCCGGCCACGCCCGTGCCGCCTCGGCGGACGTCGCCGCCCGGGACTCCGGGCCGTGGGCCCAGCTCAACCGGACGCTCAGTGCCGCCCTGCCGGACACCACCATCGTCGCTGGCGACAGCTCGCAGGTGAGCTACTACGGCACCGCGCATCACTGGACCACGCGGGCGCCGATGCGGCTGCTCTACCCGACGATCTACGCCACCCTCGGCTACGGACTCCCGGCCGGCATCGGTGCCAAGCTGGGACGGCCGGAGGCGCCAGTGCTCGTGCTCGTCGGCGACGGCGCGTTGATGTTTTCCGTCGCCGAGCTCGCGACCGCCGTCGAACAGGGGATCGCGCTACCGGTCATCGTCGTGAACAACCACGGCTTCGCGGAGATCCGCGACGGCATGCTGGCGGCCGGCATCGCCCCGGTCGGGGTGGACCTGGTGACACCCGACTTCGTGCTTCTCGGCCGCGCCTTCGGTGCGCACGGCGTACGGGTGACCGGCATCGACGAACTCGTCGGCGCCACTCGTCGCGCACTCACCGCAGACCGACCCACCGTCATCGAGGTCGACGCAAACGCCATTGGCTGGCAGTGA
- a CDS encoding PIN domain-containing protein, with translation MNGTAGENDLIRVVLADANVLYSRVLRDYLLYAADQEIITIAWSAQILAEVTEHLMANVEGFDQAAARRLVAAMNHAFPYAEVEPDEEHWRTLNDMSLPDEDDRHVLAASLAAEATVLCTSNVKDFPAHLVEVLGFEVLTPDQLLSRLVVDYEPQMLAVHRTAVDSLKGATDESTVAALRRAGASTAAGMIKRLLE, from the coding sequence ATGAACGGCACCGCTGGCGAGAACGATCTGATCCGGGTCGTCCTCGCCGACGCGAACGTGCTCTACTCCCGGGTCCTGCGTGACTATCTGCTCTACGCGGCCGACCAAGAGATCATCACCATCGCCTGGAGTGCGCAGATCCTCGCCGAGGTAACTGAGCACCTCATGGCGAACGTGGAGGGCTTCGACCAGGCAGCAGCCCGGCGACTGGTCGCCGCGATGAACCATGCCTTTCCTTACGCCGAGGTGGAACCTGACGAGGAGCATTGGCGCACGCTGAACGACATGTCGCTGCCTGACGAGGACGACCGCCATGTCCTGGCTGCGTCTCTCGCTGCTGAGGCCACCGTCTTGTGCACATCGAACGTCAAGGACTTCCCCGCGCATCTGGTCGAAGTTCTCGGCTTCGAGGTGCTCACTCCGGACCAGTTGCTCAGTCGGCTTGTGGTCGACTACGAGCCGCAGATGCTCGCCGTGCATCGGACGGCTGTCGACTCACTCAAGGGCGCCACTGACGAGTCGACCGTCGCGGCGCTACGCAGAGCCGGGGCGTCAACGGCAGCAGGCATGATCAAGCGACTCCTCGAATGA
- a CDS encoding helix-turn-helix domain-containing protein, with protein MIDLQEAIRKERTTRGLSQEQLGGLIGVSASTIGSYESGRLIPVRALAKALDGVFETGERVQRLAAQARGLSIAPFLRSWAENEAQASMLRSFQLSVVPGLLQTEAYARHVLTDIGPVDDIETALANRLARQEVLTRAENPAYFVAVLDRSVLHRQIGSPDVMVEQLTALVAACDRPNVRVHVVPATAGAYAGLNGPFALGSVHDRWVGYLDTHLGGEPIDDPQQVRRLERAWEDVRSYALPVAESRDMIEKAALTWS; from the coding sequence ATGATCGACTTGCAGGAGGCCATTCGCAAGGAGCGGACCACGCGCGGGCTGTCGCAGGAGCAGCTCGGCGGGCTGATCGGGGTGAGCGCCTCCACGATCGGCAGCTACGAGTCGGGGCGGCTGATCCCGGTGCGGGCCCTGGCCAAGGCGCTGGACGGTGTCTTCGAGACCGGCGAGCGGGTCCAGCGGTTGGCGGCCCAGGCGCGCGGGCTGTCGATCGCGCCGTTCCTGCGGTCGTGGGCCGAGAACGAAGCACAGGCGAGCATGCTGCGCTCGTTCCAGCTCTCCGTCGTGCCGGGGCTGCTGCAGACCGAGGCGTATGCCCGGCATGTGCTCACCGACATCGGCCCGGTTGACGACATCGAGACCGCGCTGGCCAACCGGCTGGCCCGTCAGGAGGTGCTTACCCGGGCGGAGAATCCGGCGTACTTCGTCGCAGTGCTCGACCGGTCGGTGCTGCACCGGCAGATCGGCTCGCCGGACGTGATGGTGGAGCAGTTGACCGCGCTCGTCGCCGCCTGCGACCGACCCAACGTCCGGGTGCATGTCGTGCCGGCGACCGCCGGGGCGTATGCCGGGCTCAACGGTCCGTTCGCGCTCGGCTCGGTGCACGACCGATGGGTGGGCTACCTGGACACCCACCTCGGCGGCGAGCCCATCGACGATCCGCAACAGGTGCGCCGCCTCGAACGGGCGTGGGAAGATGTCCGCAGCTACGCACTGCCCGTCGCGGAGTCCCGCGACATGATCGAGAAAGCGGCGCTGACATGGAGTTGA
- a CDS encoding acyl-CoA-like ligand-binding transcription factor produces the protein MAGLRERKKAVTRVVLSWTAIRLAVERGFDNVLVDEIAEAAGVSARTFNNYFSSKAEAIASRHLDRSLRLVDVFRARPADEPLWTAIRAAAMSQFVPGTEVEQSPQSGQVDWVSGFKMMLVEPALQGEMLRAVAVAEAELAAAVAERTGTDVKQDLYPSLFAATVSAAVNTAIRHFVYADPPVPMEELLPDALSRLAAGLPVPATR, from the coding sequence ATGGCCGGGCTGCGGGAGCGGAAGAAGGCCGTGACAAGGGTGGTGCTCAGCTGGACGGCGATCCGGCTTGCCGTCGAGCGCGGCTTCGACAACGTGTTGGTCGACGAGATCGCCGAGGCCGCCGGAGTGTCTGCGCGTACGTTCAACAACTACTTCTCCAGCAAGGCCGAGGCGATCGCGTCCCGGCATCTCGATCGCAGCCTGCGGCTGGTCGACGTGTTCCGCGCCCGCCCGGCCGATGAGCCACTGTGGACGGCGATCCGAGCGGCGGCGATGTCCCAGTTCGTGCCGGGTACGGAGGTCGAGCAGTCCCCCCAGAGTGGGCAGGTCGACTGGGTGAGCGGATTCAAGATGATGCTCGTCGAGCCGGCGCTGCAGGGCGAAATGCTGCGCGCCGTCGCGGTCGCCGAGGCCGAGTTGGCCGCTGCCGTCGCCGAACGCACCGGCACCGACGTCAAGCAGGACCTGTATCCGAGCCTGTTCGCAGCGACGGTCAGCGCCGCGGTCAACACGGCGATACGACATTTCGTGTACGCCGACCCGCCGGTGCCGATGGAGGAACTGCTCCCCGACGCGTTGAGTCGACTCGCCGCCGGCCTGCCCGTGCCCGCAACGCGCTGA
- a CDS encoding helix-turn-helix domain-containing protein, with protein MSARRWSDVKAEAIAREPWLGSEEAQAQRAAIRGENLGRIRGHELAEMRKSAGLTQAEVAVALGVSQARISQIEHGQVDSLDTLRAYAEALGAEVSIVVSRGPLTLRVA; from the coding sequence ATGAGCGCCCGTCGGTGGAGCGATGTGAAGGCTGAGGCGATCGCCCGAGAGCCATGGCTCGGCAGCGAGGAGGCGCAGGCACAGCGGGCTGCGATTCGCGGCGAGAATCTTGGCCGTATCCGGGGGCATGAACTGGCCGAGATGCGTAAGTCGGCCGGGCTCACCCAGGCCGAGGTAGCGGTAGCGCTCGGGGTGAGCCAGGCCAGGATCTCTCAGATCGAGCATGGCCAGGTCGACAGCCTGGACACGTTGCGTGCATACGCCGAGGCGCTGGGTGCCGAGGTTTCGATCGTGGTGTCTCGGGGTCCGCTCACCCTACGGGTCGCCTGA
- a CDS encoding DUF397 domain-containing protein: MELSGTPRFRKSTRSNGAGGNCVEVADNLPGAVLVRDSKDQAGPVLTFGPAAWSTFVTHLPTTHH, translated from the coding sequence ATGGAGTTGAGCGGCACCCCTCGTTTCCGCAAGTCGACCAGGTCCAATGGTGCCGGTGGCAACTGTGTCGAGGTCGCCGACAACCTGCCCGGTGCGGTGCTGGTGCGCGACAGCAAGGACCAGGCCGGCCCGGTGCTTACCTTCGGCCCCGCCGCCTGGTCCACCTTCGTCACCCACCTCCCGACCACCCACCACTGA
- a CDS encoding outer membrane protein assembly factor BamB family protein, which yields MPNSVGFVVGVRDDLVAGGDDSVDQPLTVLWSRLLHLDSGPETLAAASDAVIVAERHSRLVRLDLQSGELLWEQRVEDCWGTAVIAGQRCLYLSQAGVLHCLDVDNGRRLWSTTGLGLHRYVSICRSTVLLGGWRGYRRLVWVDLASGDLLPLQLPGLTPGSSLAWPLPVSLGVAADVGADAFLVASADQPTLALVDARAGAVVDKWSLPAPVRFPDSGVAYRIGTDGRIVFLSGARTVMALSPDNGVATLWRHSRDLAATPPMVSGRKLWLAETDCVTIVDLHTGVSTEVKGLRLTAACGTVPMPEGALFACSGNQLVAVDRAGTVVARVRLSARIDRLLSDGRTRVYAIGKGHLTAIDVGMSPSSADSAGTPVGVDP from the coding sequence ATGCCGAACAGCGTAGGGTTCGTCGTCGGCGTTCGGGACGACCTGGTTGCGGGCGGTGATGACTCGGTGGATCAACCGCTGACGGTGCTATGGTCTCGGCTGCTGCACCTGGACTCGGGCCCGGAGACGCTGGCGGCGGCATCGGACGCTGTCATCGTGGCGGAGCGGCATTCGCGTCTGGTGCGGTTGGACCTACAGAGCGGGGAACTACTGTGGGAGCAGCGCGTCGAGGATTGTTGGGGTACTGCTGTCATCGCTGGACAGCGCTGCCTCTACCTGAGCCAGGCGGGCGTCCTGCATTGTCTCGACGTCGACAACGGGCGGCGGCTCTGGTCGACAACGGGTCTCGGGCTGCACCGCTACGTCAGCATCTGCCGGTCGACCGTGTTGCTGGGTGGGTGGCGAGGCTACCGCCGGCTGGTATGGGTGGACCTCGCCAGCGGCGACCTGTTACCGCTGCAGCTTCCTGGGCTCACGCCAGGCAGTAGCTTGGCGTGGCCGCTGCCTGTGTCATTGGGCGTGGCGGCCGACGTCGGGGCGGACGCCTTCCTTGTCGCGAGCGCCGACCAGCCAACATTGGCGCTGGTGGACGCGAGGGCCGGTGCTGTGGTGGACAAGTGGTCGTTGCCGGCTCCGGTGCGATTCCCTGACTCTGGAGTCGCATACCGCATCGGCACGGACGGCCGTATCGTCTTTCTCAGCGGTGCGCGAACCGTCATGGCCCTGAGCCCCGACAACGGCGTGGCGACCCTGTGGCGGCACAGCCGCGACCTTGCGGCGACGCCGCCGATGGTCAGCGGCAGGAAGTTATGGCTGGCCGAGACTGATTGCGTCACGATCGTCGATCTCCACACCGGTGTCAGTACGGAGGTGAAGGGCCTGCGACTGACAGCCGCCTGTGGCACGGTGCCTATGCCGGAAGGGGCGTTGTTCGCCTGCTCCGGGAACCAGCTTGTCGCCGTGGACCGGGCTGGGACGGTCGTCGCGCGCGTGCGACTCTCGGCCCGTATCGACCGCCTGCTTTCCGACGGCCGAACTCGGGTGTACGCCATCGGCAAGGGCCACCTCACCGCGATCGACGTCGGGATGTCGCCGAGTAGCGCGGACTCGGCCGGAACGCCGGTTGGAGTCGATCCTTGA
- a CDS encoding DivIVA domain-containing protein, with protein MRELWRRWRVRWQRRRMASTPPHQWPGGNGVYRNPSSSRNQRPAAYRPIRPWQVRSHQFRPVSGITGRGGLDPADVAAFLDRVAHDLGIVYAELERTWEQNDRIKDALRRWQSSHAATATPTGYR; from the coding sequence ATGCGAGAACTGTGGCGACGGTGGCGCGTCCGGTGGCAACGACGCCGGATGGCGTCGACCCCACCACACCAGTGGCCCGGCGGCAACGGCGTGTACCGCAACCCCAGCAGCAGCCGTAACCAGCGGCCGGCGGCGTACCGGCCGATCCGGCCCTGGCAGGTCCGCAGCCACCAGTTTCGCCCGGTCAGCGGCATCACCGGTCGGGGTGGGCTCGACCCGGCCGACGTCGCCGCGTTTCTCGACCGGGTCGCCCACGACCTGGGCATCGTCTACGCCGAGTTGGAGCGCACCTGGGAGCAGAACGACCGGATCAAGGACGCGCTGCGCCGCTGGCAGAGCAGCCACGCCGCGACGGCCACCCCGACCGGCTACCGGTGA